The following proteins are co-located in the Sulfitobacter guttiformis genome:
- a CDS encoding universal stress protein, with amino-acid sequence MSQTTLIVGLDGSEPGKRALAFATARAKLIGDCRVLLVYVIEWSPFSFQTAEENEKRHVRREEELGLARERILDPAISSAKADGVVVEGIVKHGDVAEILESLAKSNNASQIVVGRIGERGIKERLFGGVTGRLVAASSVPITIIP; translated from the coding sequence ATGTCTCAGACAACCCTCATTGTGGGGCTGGATGGATCCGAGCCGGGCAAACGCGCGCTCGCGTTTGCAACAGCCCGTGCCAAGCTGATCGGCGATTGCCGTGTTTTGCTGGTTTACGTGATCGAATGGTCGCCGTTCAGCTTTCAGACAGCAGAAGAAAATGAAAAGCGCCACGTGCGGCGTGAAGAGGAGTTAGGCCTTGCGCGGGAGCGTATTCTGGACCCTGCAATCTCATCTGCAAAGGCGGATGGCGTTGTGGTCGAGGGCATCGTGAAGCACGGTGACGTCGCCGAAATTCTCGAGAGCCTCGCCAAAAGCAATAATGCCTCGCAGATTGTTGTGGGTCGCATCGGTGAGCGCGGGATCAAGGAACGTCTGTTTGGCGGTGTGACGGGGCGTCTAGTTGCTGCATCCAGCGTGCCGATCACGATTATCCCGTAG
- a CDS encoding DMT family transporter produces the protein MQRAVFIMFLAMSLIPAGDSAGKLLSGTYQTAPIFVAWSRFLVGAVLILPFVPRSAWALLRNWRIWVRACFLAAGISCIQNALRVEEVATVFAAFFVGPLISYVLAVIFLREPVTPLRSALVVLGFLGVLIVVRPGMGASTGVLWAVTAGTCYGVFLTMSRWLGPLGTPLAMTFIQLLIAALVLVPLGVTHLPAFTGTIAGLTLISALCSMMGNLLLLYAYQLVPATRIAPLVYFQLVAAVGLGWAVFGDLPDIWTWAGLAVILTAGLASARLR, from the coding sequence ATGCAGCGCGCCGTTTTTATCATGTTTCTAGCTATGTCCTTGATCCCTGCTGGGGACAGTGCAGGCAAATTGCTCAGCGGAACATATCAGACAGCGCCGATATTTGTCGCATGGTCCCGCTTTCTGGTCGGGGCAGTGCTAATTCTGCCCTTCGTTCCGCGCAGCGCATGGGCGCTGTTGCGTAACTGGCGCATCTGGGTACGGGCCTGTTTTCTTGCTGCCGGTATCAGTTGCATCCAAAACGCGCTTCGGGTCGAAGAAGTCGCCACCGTCTTTGCAGCGTTCTTTGTGGGACCGCTGATCAGCTATGTTCTGGCGGTGATTTTCTTGCGCGAGCCTGTGACACCACTGCGCTCGGCGCTGGTTGTGCTTGGGTTTTTAGGCGTGCTCATCGTCGTCCGTCCGGGCATGGGGGCTAGCACGGGCGTGCTTTGGGCAGTGACCGCAGGCACCTGCTACGGAGTATTTCTTACGATGTCCCGCTGGTTGGGGCCGCTTGGAACACCGCTGGCGATGACATTCATCCAACTCTTGATAGCGGCACTGGTACTTGTTCCGCTAGGTGTCACTCATCTGCCCGCTTTTACGGGCACGATCGCGGGCCTCACACTGATCTCGGCATTGTGCTCGATGATGGGAAACCTGCTGCTACTTTACGCCTATCAGCTGGTGCCTGCTACACGCATCGCTCCGCTGGTATACTTCCAGTTGGTCGCGGCAGTCGGGTTGGGTTGGGCCGTCTTTGGCGACCTCCCGGACATCTGGACATGGGCGGGGCTGGCAGTTATTTTGACGGCAGGCCTTGCCTCTGCACGCTTACGCTGA
- a CDS encoding alanine/glycine:cation symporter family protein: MKHFFALGAAATAISLPTLAAAQEAVSIDQRVNDIFAGSTGWFVNLIFMNLPGTNFPWIVLWLVVAASIFTVYFGFVQLKAFGHAISLVKGDYSDPDDAGEVSHFQALTTALSGTVGLGNIAGVAVAIGIGGPGATFWMIVAGLLGMASKFTECTLGVKYRNEYPDGTVSGGPMYYMVKGFKERNLPGGRFLAIVFAIFTIGGALGGGNMFQANQAHAQITQITGDFSGLITGVIFAAVVFMVIVGGIKSIASVTEKVVPFMGVLYVVAALMILAVNYDQIGWAFGQIFAGAFTGLGVAGGFVGALIQGFKRAAFSNEAGVGSAAIAHSAVRTKEPVTEGVVSLLEPFIDTVVICTMTALVITISGVLVWDPVAGAYLLNEAGTSILTADGSSGVALTSAAFASGFSWFPYVLAVAVILFAFSTMISWSYYGLKAWTYLFGEGKTTELIFKLIFCFFIIVGAAAQLGAVIDFSDAMIFAMAVVNITALYCLMPIVKREMNSYFSRLKSGEIVKYKH, translated from the coding sequence ATGAAGCACTTTTTTGCATTGGGAGCAGCCGCCACGGCGATCAGCTTGCCCACCCTCGCCGCCGCCCAAGAGGCTGTATCAATTGACCAGCGGGTGAATGATATTTTTGCCGGCTCTACCGGATGGTTCGTTAATCTGATTTTCATGAACCTACCGGGAACCAATTTTCCGTGGATTGTTTTATGGCTGGTTGTGGCCGCTTCGATCTTTACGGTCTATTTTGGGTTCGTCCAGCTTAAGGCGTTCGGCCATGCGATCAGCCTTGTAAAAGGCGACTATTCGGATCCCGATGATGCGGGTGAGGTCAGCCATTTTCAGGCGTTGACGACGGCGTTGTCCGGCACTGTAGGCCTTGGCAATATCGCGGGTGTTGCAGTGGCCATTGGTATCGGCGGGCCGGGTGCAACGTTCTGGATGATTGTTGCGGGCCTCCTTGGGATGGCGTCGAAATTTACGGAATGTACACTGGGGGTGAAATACCGCAACGAATATCCCGACGGCACCGTATCAGGCGGTCCAATGTATTATATGGTGAAAGGGTTCAAAGAGCGCAATCTGCCCGGTGGCCGTTTCCTCGCCATCGTGTTTGCGATCTTCACCATCGGTGGGGCGCTTGGTGGCGGGAACATGTTTCAGGCCAATCAGGCACATGCCCAAATCACGCAAATTACGGGTGATTTCAGCGGTCTGATCACCGGGGTGATCTTTGCTGCGGTTGTCTTCATGGTTATTGTTGGGGGAATCAAATCTATTGCCAGCGTGACAGAAAAGGTCGTGCCGTTCATGGGGGTGCTGTACGTTGTAGCGGCATTGATGATTCTTGCAGTGAACTACGACCAGATTGGCTGGGCCTTCGGCCAGATATTTGCCGGTGCGTTTACCGGCCTGGGGGTTGCGGGCGGCTTTGTCGGTGCATTGATCCAAGGGTTCAAGCGTGCCGCGTTCTCGAACGAAGCCGGTGTCGGTTCTGCGGCGATTGCACACTCTGCTGTGCGCACCAAAGAGCCTGTGACAGAAGGCGTCGTCTCCCTGCTGGAGCCATTCATCGATACTGTTGTGATCTGTACAATGACGGCACTTGTGATCACCATTTCAGGCGTATTGGTTTGGGACCCTGTTGCGGGTGCCTACCTGCTTAATGAAGCAGGGACATCAATCCTGACTGCGGATGGATCTTCGGGTGTGGCGCTGACTTCGGCGGCCTTCGCTTCCGGCTTCAGCTGGTTCCCTTATGTGCTGGCGGTTGCGGTCATCCTGTTTGCCTTCTCCACCATGATCTCGTGGTCCTATTACGGGCTCAAGGCATGGACCTACCTGTTCGGTGAGGGCAAAACGACAGAGCTGATCTTCAAGCTGATCTTCTGTTTTTTCATCATCGTGGGAGCGGCTGCACAGCTGGGTGCGGTCATCGACTTCTCCGACGCCATGATCTTTGCGATGGCGGTGGTTAACATCACGGCGCTTTATTGTCTGATGCCGATCGTCAAGCGTGAGATGAACAGCTACTTCAGCCGCTTGAAATCCGGCGAAATCGTCAAGTACAAGCACTAA
- a CDS encoding nicotinate-nucleotide adenylyltransferase, with the protein MRYDIPYAAPGQVIGLLGGSFDPAHEGHAHITREALKRFGLDAVWWLVSPGNPLKTRGPAPMAARIEQAQAVINHPQVTVTGIEERLGTRYTAQTIAALQALYPRARFVWLMGADNLAQFHMWQDWKRIAETVPMGILARPGQRISARMSRAATLYAPYRILGRNSQLLAQAHAPAWCFVNVPMKDVSSSAIRASGAWSA; encoded by the coding sequence TTGCGATATGATATTCCATATGCTGCCCCCGGTCAGGTGATCGGACTTTTGGGTGGCTCGTTTGATCCCGCGCACGAAGGACATGCGCACATCACGCGTGAAGCGCTCAAGCGGTTCGGACTGGACGCGGTGTGGTGGCTTGTGAGCCCCGGTAATCCGCTGAAAACGCGCGGGCCCGCGCCAATGGCGGCACGGATCGAGCAGGCCCAAGCGGTGATAAATCATCCGCAAGTTACCGTGACCGGCATCGAGGAACGCCTTGGCACACGCTATACTGCGCAGACGATTGCGGCATTGCAGGCGCTTTACCCGCGGGCGCGGTTTGTGTGGCTGATGGGCGCGGATAATCTGGCACAGTTCCACATGTGGCAGGATTGGAAGCGGATTGCCGAAACTGTGCCGATGGGCATTTTGGCCCGTCCCGGCCAGCGTATTTCTGCACGGATGAGCAGAGCGGCAACCCTGTATGCCCCCTACCGGATTTTGGGGCGCAACAGCCAGTTGCTGGCGCAGGCGCATGCACCTGCGTGGTGTTTTGTGAATGTCCCGATGAAGGATGTTTCATCCTCTGCTATTCGCGCCTCGGGGGCGTGGTCAGCGTAA